A region from the Populus trichocarpa isolate Nisqually-1 chromosome 18, P.trichocarpa_v4.1, whole genome shotgun sequence genome encodes:
- the LOC7459006 gene encoding carbon catabolite repressor protein 4 homolog 6 isoform X1: MKRSAPPVQFLAAAFAVDSASMSSRRPPQYRGSNNRNQWGRTFSNGPYTEDSSLGFLQAEANHNFTPRPSPRPPPRYYQNQQFRQPPPPQPSDQNRIFWYSPPFNQNHNRQFFNQNHRLQRPAKPLDYRNWEYAKTAPPRDSERFIVLSYNLLADYLAINHRSKLYYHIPRHMLDWEWRKRSIIFELGLWSADIMCFQEVDRFGDLEEVLKVRGYSGIWKMRTGNAIDGCAVFWRTSRFRLVHEESIEFNKHGLRDNVAQICVLEQLIRQDNTADTSTLPTSSTISNKVVICNIHVLYNPKRGDIKLGQVRMLLDRAHAVSKTWNDAPVILCGDFNCTPKSPLYNFISEQKLDFSGIDRGKVSGQASAEICNSRPYNFGRNPNASPGPANYCRTQSSDNSVQAPLMVDSKQSDTLPNTQKQNNQHERLGDVPSVNDYSQPKHTRTVLNALDVSAGSELCVEERELYIAVEQGSTIFHGEGKLPVDQMSDEMNKSIPPLTSHPEDAYSDKREQREGGNSTSLLNQVSSCEHSSHTNTENIREKFDDHEVSTSAHPSSQPIVDDEKTDLSPSYQINISDASVSYVDDKLLEDVSLQDLNDLFPESRTIGEDQSTFLSALHGVEGSLSHDPNYSPKGLASDLNDSQLDSPDDEVLVDFSLGLDSEGAGVGKTADDPSLWTPMEIVTATGNVDCMFVEHPLKLKSTYTQVEDCYGTRDPNGEPLVTSYNRCFFGTVDYIWYSEGLQTVRVLAPMAKHAMQWTAGFPTKKWGSDHIALASEFAFTKDASNNNIEVQ, encoded by the exons ATGAAGCGCTCTGCTCCTCCTGTCCAATTCCTCGCCGCCGCTTTTGCCGTTGATTCCGCCTCCATGTCTTCTCGCCGCCCTCCG CAGTACCGTGGCAGTAATAACAGAAATCAGTGGGGAAGAACCTTTTCGAACGGTCCGTATACAGAAGACTCCAGTTTAGGGTTCCTCCAAGCAGAAGCAAACCACAACTTCACTCCACGACCTTCGCCACGGCCTCCTCCGCGTTATtatcaaaatcaacaatttcgccaaccaccaccaccacaaccgTCCGATCAAAACCGGATATTCTGGTATTCTCCACCGttcaatcaaaatcacaatCGACAGTTCTTCAACCAGAATCACAGGCTGCAGAGGCCTGCTAAGCCGTTGGATTATAGGAATTGGGAGTATGCCAAAACAGCGCCTCCTCGTGACTCTGAAAGATTTATAGttctttcttataatttattagcTGATTATCTAGCAATCAATCACAGAAGCAAACTTTATTATCATATACCACGGCATATGTTAGATTGGGAATGGCGAAAGAGGAGTATAATTTTCGAGCTTGGTTTATGGTCTGCTGATATAATGTGTTTTCAG GAGGTTGATAGGTTTGGGGACTTGGAAGAAGTGTTGAAGGTCCGAGGATACAGTGGAATTTGGAAG ATGCGGACTGGCAATGCAATTGATGGCTGTGCAGTCTTTTGGAGAACATCAAG GTTCAGATTGGTCCATGAAGAATCCATTGAGTTCAATAAACATGGACTTCGGGATAATGTTGCTCAGATATGTGTGCTAGAG caGTTAATAAGACAAGACAACACTGCAGACACATCAACTCTACCTACAAG CTCAACCATTTCTAATAAAGTTGTCATATGTAACATTCATGTGCTTTACAATCCCAAAAGAGGAGATATTAAGCTCGGTCAG GTCAGGATGCTTCTAGATAGGGCTCATGCTGTTTCAAAAACCTGGAATGATGCCCCGGTTATTCTTTGTGGCGATTTTAATTGTACTCCAAAG AGCCCGTTATACAACTTCATTTCAGAACAGAAG TTGGATTTCTCAGGAATTGATAGGGGTAAAGTATCAGGACAAGCTTCTGCTGAAATATGCAATTCTAGGCCATATAATTTTGGTCGTAATCCTAATGCTAGTCCTGG GCCTGCAAACTATTGCAGGACTCAGTCCTCTGATAATTCGGTTCAAGCTCCATTAATGGTAGATAGCAAGCAGAGTGATACACTCCCAAACACGCAGAAGCAGAATAATCAACATGAGAGGCTGGGAGATGTTCCTTCTGTCAATGACTACTCTCAGCCCAAACATACAAGAACTGTGCTGAATGCTTTGGATGTGAGTGCAGGTAGTGAACTGTGTGTTGAAGAGAGAGAACTGTACATAGCAGTCGAGCAAGGCTCAACAATATTTCATGGTGAGGGCAAGTTACCTGTTGATCAAATGAGTGATGAGATGAACAAATCAATTCCTCCACTGACCTCCCATCCTGAAGATGCCTATTCTGACAAGAGGGAACAAAGAGAAGGAGGAAATTCTACTTCTCTTCTTAATCAAGTATCATCATGTGAGCATTCATCACATACAAATACAGAAAATATAAGGGAAAAGTTTGATGATCATGAAGTCTCTACTTCAGCACATCCTTCATCTCAGCCAATTGTTGATGACGAGAAAACTGACCTTTCACCCTCCTATCAAATCAACATCTCAGATGCTTCGGTTAGTTATGTAGATGATAAGCTACTGGAGGATGTTTCTCTTCAGGATCTAAATGACTTATTTCCAGAAAGTAGAACAATAGGGGAAGACCAAAGTACTTTTTTATCTGCGCTACATGGAGTGGAGGGCTCATTGTCACACGACCCTAATTATTCCCCAAAAGGACTTGCATCTGATCTAAATGACTCTCAGTTGGATTCACCTGATGACGAAGTTCTGGTTGATTTTTCTCTGGGACTTGATTCTGAGGGTGCTGGTGTGGGGAAAACTGCAGACGATCCATCATTATGGACCCCCATGGAAATAGTGACTGCTACAGGCAATGTAGACTGCATGTTTGTGGAACATCCGCTAAAGCTCAAAAGCACATATACACAAGTTGAG GACTGTTATGGGACAAGAGACCCAAATGGAGAACCCTTGGTGACCAGCTACAACAGGTGTTTCTTCGGCACAGTTGATTATATATG GTATTCAGAAGGTCTCCAGACTGTCAGGGTGCTTGCTCCAATGGCAAAACATGCTATGCAATGGACAGCAGGATTCCCGACAAAG AAATGGGGTAGTGATCACATTGCATTGGCTTCTGAATTTGCCTTCACAAAAGATGCGAGCAACAATAACATAGAAGTTCAATAG
- the LOC7459006 gene encoding carbon catabolite repressor protein 4 homolog 6 isoform X3: MKRSAPPVQFLAAAFAVDSASMSSRRPPQYRGSNNRNQWGRTFSNGPYTEDSSLGFLQAEANHNFTPRPSPRPPPRYYQNQQFRQPPPPQPSDQNRIFWYSPPFNQNHNRQFFNQNHRLQRPAKPLDYRNWEYAKTAPPRDSERFIVLSYNLLADYLAINHRSKLYYHIPRHMLDWEWRKRSIIFELGLWSADIMCFQEVDRFGDLEEVLKVRGYSGIWKMRTGNAIDGCAVFWRTSRFRLVHEESIEFNKHGLRDNVAQICVLELIRQDNTADTSTLPTSSTISNKVVICNIHVLYNPKRGDIKLGQVRMLLDRAHAVSKTWNDAPVILCGDFNCTPKSPLYNFISEQKLDFSGIDRGKVSGQASAEICNSRPYNFGRNPNASPGPANYCRTQSSDNSVQAPLMVDSKQSDTLPNTQKQNNQHERLGDVPSVNDYSQPKHTRTVLNALDVSAGSELCVEERELYIAVEQGSTIFHGEGKLPVDQMSDEMNKSIPPLTSHPEDAYSDKREQREGGNSTSLLNQVSSCEHSSHTNTENIREKFDDHEVSTSAHPSSQPIVDDEKTDLSPSYQINISDASVSYVDDKLLEDVSLQDLNDLFPESRTIGEDQSTFLSALHGVEGSLSHDPNYSPKGLASDLNDSQLDSPDDEVLVDFSLGLDSEGAGVGKTADDPSLWTPMEIVTATGNVDCMFVEHPLKLKSTYTQVEDCYGTRDPNGEPLVTSYNRCFFGTVDYIWYSEGLQTVRVLAPMAKHAMQWTAGFPTKKWGSDHIALASEFAFTKDASNNNIEVQ, from the exons ATGAAGCGCTCTGCTCCTCCTGTCCAATTCCTCGCCGCCGCTTTTGCCGTTGATTCCGCCTCCATGTCTTCTCGCCGCCCTCCG CAGTACCGTGGCAGTAATAACAGAAATCAGTGGGGAAGAACCTTTTCGAACGGTCCGTATACAGAAGACTCCAGTTTAGGGTTCCTCCAAGCAGAAGCAAACCACAACTTCACTCCACGACCTTCGCCACGGCCTCCTCCGCGTTATtatcaaaatcaacaatttcgccaaccaccaccaccacaaccgTCCGATCAAAACCGGATATTCTGGTATTCTCCACCGttcaatcaaaatcacaatCGACAGTTCTTCAACCAGAATCACAGGCTGCAGAGGCCTGCTAAGCCGTTGGATTATAGGAATTGGGAGTATGCCAAAACAGCGCCTCCTCGTGACTCTGAAAGATTTATAGttctttcttataatttattagcTGATTATCTAGCAATCAATCACAGAAGCAAACTTTATTATCATATACCACGGCATATGTTAGATTGGGAATGGCGAAAGAGGAGTATAATTTTCGAGCTTGGTTTATGGTCTGCTGATATAATGTGTTTTCAG GAGGTTGATAGGTTTGGGGACTTGGAAGAAGTGTTGAAGGTCCGAGGATACAGTGGAATTTGGAAG ATGCGGACTGGCAATGCAATTGATGGCTGTGCAGTCTTTTGGAGAACATCAAG GTTCAGATTGGTCCATGAAGAATCCATTGAGTTCAATAAACATGGACTTCGGGATAATGTTGCTCAGATATGTGTGCTAGAG TTAATAAGACAAGACAACACTGCAGACACATCAACTCTACCTACAAG CTCAACCATTTCTAATAAAGTTGTCATATGTAACATTCATGTGCTTTACAATCCCAAAAGAGGAGATATTAAGCTCGGTCAG GTCAGGATGCTTCTAGATAGGGCTCATGCTGTTTCAAAAACCTGGAATGATGCCCCGGTTATTCTTTGTGGCGATTTTAATTGTACTCCAAAG AGCCCGTTATACAACTTCATTTCAGAACAGAAG TTGGATTTCTCAGGAATTGATAGGGGTAAAGTATCAGGACAAGCTTCTGCTGAAATATGCAATTCTAGGCCATATAATTTTGGTCGTAATCCTAATGCTAGTCCTGG GCCTGCAAACTATTGCAGGACTCAGTCCTCTGATAATTCGGTTCAAGCTCCATTAATGGTAGATAGCAAGCAGAGTGATACACTCCCAAACACGCAGAAGCAGAATAATCAACATGAGAGGCTGGGAGATGTTCCTTCTGTCAATGACTACTCTCAGCCCAAACATACAAGAACTGTGCTGAATGCTTTGGATGTGAGTGCAGGTAGTGAACTGTGTGTTGAAGAGAGAGAACTGTACATAGCAGTCGAGCAAGGCTCAACAATATTTCATGGTGAGGGCAAGTTACCTGTTGATCAAATGAGTGATGAGATGAACAAATCAATTCCTCCACTGACCTCCCATCCTGAAGATGCCTATTCTGACAAGAGGGAACAAAGAGAAGGAGGAAATTCTACTTCTCTTCTTAATCAAGTATCATCATGTGAGCATTCATCACATACAAATACAGAAAATATAAGGGAAAAGTTTGATGATCATGAAGTCTCTACTTCAGCACATCCTTCATCTCAGCCAATTGTTGATGACGAGAAAACTGACCTTTCACCCTCCTATCAAATCAACATCTCAGATGCTTCGGTTAGTTATGTAGATGATAAGCTACTGGAGGATGTTTCTCTTCAGGATCTAAATGACTTATTTCCAGAAAGTAGAACAATAGGGGAAGACCAAAGTACTTTTTTATCTGCGCTACATGGAGTGGAGGGCTCATTGTCACACGACCCTAATTATTCCCCAAAAGGACTTGCATCTGATCTAAATGACTCTCAGTTGGATTCACCTGATGACGAAGTTCTGGTTGATTTTTCTCTGGGACTTGATTCTGAGGGTGCTGGTGTGGGGAAAACTGCAGACGATCCATCATTATGGACCCCCATGGAAATAGTGACTGCTACAGGCAATGTAGACTGCATGTTTGTGGAACATCCGCTAAAGCTCAAAAGCACATATACACAAGTTGAG GACTGTTATGGGACAAGAGACCCAAATGGAGAACCCTTGGTGACCAGCTACAACAGGTGTTTCTTCGGCACAGTTGATTATATATG GTATTCAGAAGGTCTCCAGACTGTCAGGGTGCTTGCTCCAATGGCAAAACATGCTATGCAATGGACAGCAGGATTCCCGACAAAG AAATGGGGTAGTGATCACATTGCATTGGCTTCTGAATTTGCCTTCACAAAAGATGCGAGCAACAATAACATAGAAGTTCAATAG
- the LOC7459006 gene encoding carbon catabolite repressor protein 4 homolog 6 isoform X6, with amino-acid sequence MKRSAPPVQFLAAAFAVDSASMSSRRPPQYRGSNNRNQWGRTFSNGPYTEDSSLGFLQAEANHNFTPRPSPRPPPRYYQNQQFRQPPPPQPSDQNRIFWYSPPFNQNHNRQFFNQNHRLQRPAKPLDYRNWEYAKTAPPRDSERFIVLSYNLLADYLAINHRSKLYYHIPRHMLDWEWRKRSIIFELGLWSADIMCFQEVDRFGDLEEVLKVRGYSGIWKMRTGNAIDGCAVFWRTSRFRLVHEESIEFNKHGLRDNVAQICVLEQLIRQDNTADTSTLPTSSTISNKVVICNIHVLYNPKRGDIKLGQSPLYNFISEQKLDFSGIDRGKVSGQASAEICNSRPYNFGRNPNASPGPANYCRTQSSDNSVQAPLMVDSKQSDTLPNTQKQNNQHERLGDVPSVNDYSQPKHTRTVLNALDVSAGSELCVEERELYIAVEQGSTIFHGEGKLPVDQMSDEMNKSIPPLTSHPEDAYSDKREQREGGNSTSLLNQVSSCEHSSHTNTENIREKFDDHEVSTSAHPSSQPIVDDEKTDLSPSYQINISDASVSYVDDKLLEDVSLQDLNDLFPESRTIGEDQSTFLSALHGVEGSLSHDPNYSPKGLASDLNDSQLDSPDDEVLVDFSLGLDSEGAGVGKTADDPSLWTPMEIVTATGNVDCMFVEHPLKLKSTYTQVEDCYGTRDPNGEPLVTSYNRCFFGTVDYIWYSEGLQTVRVLAPMAKHAMQWTAGFPTKKWGSDHIALASEFAFTKDASNNNIEVQ; translated from the exons ATGAAGCGCTCTGCTCCTCCTGTCCAATTCCTCGCCGCCGCTTTTGCCGTTGATTCCGCCTCCATGTCTTCTCGCCGCCCTCCG CAGTACCGTGGCAGTAATAACAGAAATCAGTGGGGAAGAACCTTTTCGAACGGTCCGTATACAGAAGACTCCAGTTTAGGGTTCCTCCAAGCAGAAGCAAACCACAACTTCACTCCACGACCTTCGCCACGGCCTCCTCCGCGTTATtatcaaaatcaacaatttcgccaaccaccaccaccacaaccgTCCGATCAAAACCGGATATTCTGGTATTCTCCACCGttcaatcaaaatcacaatCGACAGTTCTTCAACCAGAATCACAGGCTGCAGAGGCCTGCTAAGCCGTTGGATTATAGGAATTGGGAGTATGCCAAAACAGCGCCTCCTCGTGACTCTGAAAGATTTATAGttctttcttataatttattagcTGATTATCTAGCAATCAATCACAGAAGCAAACTTTATTATCATATACCACGGCATATGTTAGATTGGGAATGGCGAAAGAGGAGTATAATTTTCGAGCTTGGTTTATGGTCTGCTGATATAATGTGTTTTCAG GAGGTTGATAGGTTTGGGGACTTGGAAGAAGTGTTGAAGGTCCGAGGATACAGTGGAATTTGGAAG ATGCGGACTGGCAATGCAATTGATGGCTGTGCAGTCTTTTGGAGAACATCAAG GTTCAGATTGGTCCATGAAGAATCCATTGAGTTCAATAAACATGGACTTCGGGATAATGTTGCTCAGATATGTGTGCTAGAG caGTTAATAAGACAAGACAACACTGCAGACACATCAACTCTACCTACAAG CTCAACCATTTCTAATAAAGTTGTCATATGTAACATTCATGTGCTTTACAATCCCAAAAGAGGAGATATTAAGCTCGGTCAG AGCCCGTTATACAACTTCATTTCAGAACAGAAG TTGGATTTCTCAGGAATTGATAGGGGTAAAGTATCAGGACAAGCTTCTGCTGAAATATGCAATTCTAGGCCATATAATTTTGGTCGTAATCCTAATGCTAGTCCTGG GCCTGCAAACTATTGCAGGACTCAGTCCTCTGATAATTCGGTTCAAGCTCCATTAATGGTAGATAGCAAGCAGAGTGATACACTCCCAAACACGCAGAAGCAGAATAATCAACATGAGAGGCTGGGAGATGTTCCTTCTGTCAATGACTACTCTCAGCCCAAACATACAAGAACTGTGCTGAATGCTTTGGATGTGAGTGCAGGTAGTGAACTGTGTGTTGAAGAGAGAGAACTGTACATAGCAGTCGAGCAAGGCTCAACAATATTTCATGGTGAGGGCAAGTTACCTGTTGATCAAATGAGTGATGAGATGAACAAATCAATTCCTCCACTGACCTCCCATCCTGAAGATGCCTATTCTGACAAGAGGGAACAAAGAGAAGGAGGAAATTCTACTTCTCTTCTTAATCAAGTATCATCATGTGAGCATTCATCACATACAAATACAGAAAATATAAGGGAAAAGTTTGATGATCATGAAGTCTCTACTTCAGCACATCCTTCATCTCAGCCAATTGTTGATGACGAGAAAACTGACCTTTCACCCTCCTATCAAATCAACATCTCAGATGCTTCGGTTAGTTATGTAGATGATAAGCTACTGGAGGATGTTTCTCTTCAGGATCTAAATGACTTATTTCCAGAAAGTAGAACAATAGGGGAAGACCAAAGTACTTTTTTATCTGCGCTACATGGAGTGGAGGGCTCATTGTCACACGACCCTAATTATTCCCCAAAAGGACTTGCATCTGATCTAAATGACTCTCAGTTGGATTCACCTGATGACGAAGTTCTGGTTGATTTTTCTCTGGGACTTGATTCTGAGGGTGCTGGTGTGGGGAAAACTGCAGACGATCCATCATTATGGACCCCCATGGAAATAGTGACTGCTACAGGCAATGTAGACTGCATGTTTGTGGAACATCCGCTAAAGCTCAAAAGCACATATACACAAGTTGAG GACTGTTATGGGACAAGAGACCCAAATGGAGAACCCTTGGTGACCAGCTACAACAGGTGTTTCTTCGGCACAGTTGATTATATATG GTATTCAGAAGGTCTCCAGACTGTCAGGGTGCTTGCTCCAATGGCAAAACATGCTATGCAATGGACAGCAGGATTCCCGACAAAG AAATGGGGTAGTGATCACATTGCATTGGCTTCTGAATTTGCCTTCACAAAAGATGCGAGCAACAATAACATAGAAGTTCAATAG